The genomic stretch atctgttcgagtctctgctttcaattctttggagtatacACTTAGTAGAGGGATTGTATAGGGCTATTCTTCATGAATGGTTTATGGATGTTTGTCTCTTTCAATTAACTTACTGGTAGAAAGTTGTTCATAACATCCAGATTTACATTTGGAGACTTTTATATTCTgtctgaaggacttcctttaacatttcctcTAGTGCAGTTCTGCTGGGGATgtaatttttcagcttttgtatgtCTGATAATgcctttctcttttgctttttttttagaagtcttttttaatttattcttttcaaacCAGTAAAGTTTTGACATTGGATAAGATTATTTTCTCACTTTCTATTTATAGTTTAGAGAAAACAGTTAGCACAGCCATTCTCCTCTGTTCTTCAGGATGAAAGTAGTTTGACTAGGTACAATACATCAACTGACTTCATAGTTAACCTTTTTAAGGCAAtgattgagcatttttttcacaGAGCACAATCTATCATTTTTGTTTGCCTCCCCTCCCCCGACTGTGAAGTTATACGTGCTGACACTCATTCATTTTATATTCTAAGGAACATCAAACTAACTACATTTATAGTTCTTATCAAgaactttttcttaaaaagttttcaaatttaactGACTTTTTCATGATTCCAAAACCATTTGGGATTCTAGGATAAAACCTGTGAATGCTCACTATACTTCTCTTTTACTAAAATATGAAGATTAGGGAAAATCAAGGTTTACTAAATTGCAGTTAGGATTGGGACCCAAATGCAAATGTCCACACCATAAAATTTTCTATGCCTTCTACGGATATaggaattttattaatttatatcatTCTGCAAATATATACACTTGATTTAATCACATTGTATAGGTTGGATGTGGgggtatttttaaattgttgagagtttagcatttatttttgtaatccaacaactttatccaaaaatgcagaaaatttttCTGGCTGGCCAGGAGGAAAACTTTTCAGGGTTGAGAAGTCCGTTGACTTTAACAGCCCAGGAAGCGTGTGGCAGGTGCAATAGAAAAGATGCCCCTCTTTGTGTAACTGCTTTGCCAATTCCAGCTGATGATTGTTCATCAACTTTTCATTTATAACCACGACAAGTGGCTTTCCTTTTTCCAGAATCTCCAAACAACTTCCTGCACCTGCATGACTAATAACAAGATCTGCTTTCTGAAGGTCTTCTTTTAATGAATTCTTGTACCTGTAAACAACCAGAGTAAATGATTCAGTACTGAATGGTTCAGGTACCACCGTTCCTCTACCAATTTGTAGGATAAGTCGGTTGTAACCAAGGCTCTTGATGATTTGGAGACTATCACGTGCCGACACACATGTAATGAGGTCGTCGAAGCTGGTGGTCCCCACAGTAACAAACAGGCACTTCATCATGAGGGTTCTACAAGTCCGAGTAGCAAGGGTGGGATCTCTCCTCTGTTTCTGAAAGATGTTTTCTCtaaatatagaattctaggttgatttttttttcagtattttagagATGTTGCCCCACCCTCTTCTTGCTTCCACTGTATCCTTGAGAAATCTGCTATTGTCCATATATTTGTTCCTCTGTACTTAACCTGTCTTCTTACTCTGGATTCTTTTGAGATTTTTCCCTTTATCACTGAGTTTGAGAAACTTGATTATGATGTGCTTTAGGGACATTTACTTTACTttcttggagtttgttgagcttcttggatctgtaagtttatagatttcattaaattcagaaaatttcagcttttgtttctttctttatcGTTTCTTTTAACATATGAAGCAACATTACTGGAACAAAAAGACCAAGAATTTACATTAAGTATGATAAATACACTTTTGGGGATACAGGTACTATCCATATAAAACAAGAacaagaagaaatttttttaaaaagaaacaagtattaggaatgaaaaatacaataattgaaattTCAAAAGGTAGGGTAATAGGATGGATATAGCTGAATATATAAGTGAAGTAAAAGATCACATTGAGAATACTGCAGGGAAggataaaaagatggaaaatataaaataagggcTCAAAGTAAGGAGGATAAAACTGAAGGGATTCCCAAATGGGAAGAAATGAGTAGAGAAAGATGTGAAGAAGTATGGAGCAAAATTTCCCAGAACTATTAATTAACCTAATTTAGACTGAAAGAATACACAGAGTACCAAACAAGAGAGAAGCCAAAAACCATATCTAAATGCCATATACAGAACTGTAAgcatatcagcaaaaaaaaaaaataaatttttaaggcTTCTAGAGagaaaaaatcatttacaaaaaaaaaagaatcagattgACAGACTTTTCAAAAGCTACATtcaaagcaagaagaaaatgaaatatttttagattattaaagaaaaatttaattctttgatttaattatttgaaCCTATAATTAAATACATCCATATTGTCATTCAAATGTGAGGACATAATAACAAGATCTTAGACATACACTGCCTTAGACAGTTTGCCAAACAAAGACTCACAATGAAGATACATTTGGAGCAAGTactgaaacaataaataaaagaaataaatccagGAGATACTGCAAGTGATATGGAAATTAAGGTTTATCAAGTATCttgcataatttattttaagcctataaaaaatgttaactttACTTTGCCCTAACTtagattcatttattttgttagaTCATATGTCTGCCTTAAAGAATACCATGGCATGaccaatttttatctttttttttaacatgggtCATCTTCTTTCTTTATTAATAACTCCTAACCTAATGCTGCTttcatgtctttaatttttttttattttattattatttttttttagtctcttttATCTGcatgtttcattttggataatttctattgctctgccttcaagttcactaatcttttattctgaaataccAATGGCCATTAATCCCAATTAGTGTGCATCTAAATCCCAC from Choloepus didactylus isolate mChoDid1 chromosome 2, mChoDid1.pri, whole genome shotgun sequence encodes the following:
- the LOC119527067 gene encoding UDP-N-acetylglucosamine transferase subunit ALG13 homolog gives rise to the protein MMKCLFVTVGTTSFDDLITCVSARDSLQIIKSLGYNRLILQIGRGTVVPEPFSTESFTLVVYRYKNSLKEDLQKADLVISHAGAGSCLEILEKGKPLVVVINEKLMNNHQLELAKQLHKEGHLFYCTCHTLPGLLKSTDFSTLKSFPPGQPEKFSAFLDKVVGLQK